A region of Sulfurovum sp. DNA encodes the following proteins:
- a CDS encoding metallophosphoesterase, whose amino-acid sequence MSQKSLRILHFSDIHVSALVRHMKWRKWFSKCGIGAINLLRGRAKYFNDVEKKMAAMVRFKKENSIDIVINTGDYTALGLEHELIQARKLMEPMMYPSNNYLTVPGNHDIYVHERNSHHHFVKQFGSVLQSDLPEYCVERHYPLVRLIDDGVAVIALNSSKPNPQPWRSDGYISHRQLESFKKLLQDKRIRGRFLFVITHYAPRLADGKPDRKRHGLCNANDFLYACSSIEQGAILFGHVHQTYYTEVPETKIPLYCAGSATMKDHEGAWVYELEGNILSHKRVYWNGRSYGFNSK is encoded by the coding sequence ATGAGCCAAAAGTCACTACGTATTTTACATTTTAGCGACATTCATGTTAGTGCCCTTGTACGCCATATGAAATGGAGGAAGTGGTTTAGCAAATGTGGAATTGGTGCAATCAATCTACTTCGTGGACGGGCAAAATATTTCAATGATGTTGAAAAGAAGATGGCAGCAATGGTACGTTTTAAGAAGGAAAATAGTATTGATATTGTCATTAATACTGGAGATTATACAGCACTAGGATTAGAGCATGAGTTAATACAAGCACGTAAGTTGATGGAGCCTATGATGTATCCATCAAATAATTATCTGACCGTACCAGGAAATCATGATATCTATGTGCATGAGAGAAATAGTCACCACCATTTTGTTAAACAGTTTGGCTCAGTGCTGCAAAGTGATTTGCCAGAGTATTGTGTAGAGAGACATTACCCATTAGTACGACTTATTGATGATGGTGTGGCAGTGATTGCACTCAATAGCTCAAAGCCCAATCCGCAACCATGGCGTTCGGATGGGTATATTTCTCATAGACAACTCGAATCTTTTAAAAAACTCTTACAAGATAAACGAATTAGGGGACGTTTTTTATTTGTTATAACCCATTATGCTCCTCGTTTAGCAGATGGAAAACCTGATAGAAAACGACATGGACTTTGTAACGCAAATGACTTTTTATATGCCTGTAGTAGCATTGAGCAGGGTGCCATACTATTTGGTCATGTACATCAAACTTACTATACTGAAGTGCCTGAAACAAAGATACCACTCTATTGTGCAGGAAGTGCCACAATGAAAGACCATGAGGGAGCATGGGTCTATGAACTTGAAGGGAATATTTTGTCCCATAAACGTGTATACTGGAACGGTAGATCCTACGGTTTTAATTCTAAATAG
- a CDS encoding AAA family ATPase, protein MIDKTDVLEALKHNNTFLTGGAGVGKSYITNEIIDDYRKHDKQVVSLGSTGVSAVNIGGFTVHSFFVFGIASNFEELAEHDKRTKKRLGDLKKALKATDLIIIDEISMVSAELLDMIAYRLNTYGYLGKVLFVGDFFQLPPVQKQHNPHDVFGEKLYAFESLAWERFDLTVIELTEMKRTQDAELTHILSKVRQGICDDEVLQYMHCLWNNEGLKPDPTYLFGRNAEVELTNRARINELKSEETILFADIEMFGSVHEKKLEGWKKLLPISEQLTLKEGVPILFTVNKWGKFVNGERGILRTIEDNHLIVEKENTYVRVERHDFDLLDMVVKEDGTLEQVSLATLSQFPLKLAYAVTIHKSQGMSIDNLVCNVDNIFAPSQFYVAISRAINPRYLKIDFNRGNLMHYLKQVIHVDKRVTEYYKKQH, encoded by the coding sequence ATGATAGATAAAACTGATGTCCTTGAAGCACTCAAGCATAATAATACTTTTCTTACTGGTGGTGCAGGAGTAGGAAAGAGCTATATTACTAATGAGATTATTGATGACTACCGCAAGCATGATAAACAGGTGGTCTCACTTGGCTCTACGGGGGTGAGTGCAGTTAACATTGGTGGTTTTACGGTACACAGTTTTTTTGTTTTTGGTATTGCCTCTAACTTTGAAGAGTTGGCAGAGCATGATAAACGTACTAAAAAACGTCTAGGTGATCTTAAAAAAGCACTTAAAGCAACTGATTTGATTATTATTGACGAAATCAGTATGGTGAGTGCCGAATTGCTTGATATGATTGCTTATCGTCTCAATACCTACGGTTATCTTGGTAAGGTACTTTTTGTGGGAGATTTTTTTCAGCTTCCTCCAGTACAGAAACAGCACAACCCACATGATGTTTTTGGGGAGAAGCTTTATGCTTTTGAGTCGTTGGCATGGGAACGTTTTGATTTAACAGTCATAGAACTAACTGAAATGAAACGTACACAGGATGCAGAGCTTACACATATTCTCTCTAAAGTTAGACAAGGAATCTGTGATGATGAGGTGTTGCAATACATGCACTGTCTTTGGAACAATGAGGGGTTAAAACCAGATCCAACCTATCTTTTTGGTCGTAATGCAGAGGTAGAGTTGACTAACCGTGCAAGAATCAACGAACTAAAGAGTGAGGAGACAATTTTATTTGCTGACATAGAGATGTTTGGTAGTGTGCATGAAAAGAAATTAGAGGGGTGGAAGAAACTACTACCTATTTCTGAACAGTTAACACTTAAAGAGGGGGTGCCCATACTTTTTACGGTCAACAAGTGGGGAAAATTTGTCAATGGTGAACGTGGAATATTGCGTACCATTGAAGACAATCACCTTATTGTTGAGAAGGAAAATACCTATGTAAGAGTAGAGCGACATGATTTCGATTTACTTGATATGGTTGTCAAAGAGGATGGTACACTTGAGCAGGTCTCATTGGCAACCCTCTCCCAATTTCCACTTAAGCTTGCCTATGCGGTAACCATTCACAAATCACAAGGAATGAGCATCGATAACCTTGTCTGCAATGTTGATAATATCTTTGCTCCCAGCCAGTTCTATGTAGCCATTTCACGTGCTATCAACCCTAGATATCTTAAGATAGATTTTAATCGTGGCAATTTGATGCACTACTTGAAACAAGTAATCCACGTAGATAAACGGGTAACGGAGTATTATAAAAAGCAGCACTAG
- a CDS encoding aldehyde dehydrogenase produces the protein MSFKKPTFKAQYENFIGGEWVPPVDGNYFEALSPIDNKPMAKVAQSNKKDIKLATDAAWKGFETWGKTSVSERSAILNKIADTMEANLETLAIAETWDNGKAIRETINADLPLAIDHFRYFASVIRSESGTVSDLDSSLVSQEIHEPLGVVGQIIPWNFPILMAAWKLAPAIAAGNCVVLKPAEQTPVSIMVLMELIQAFIPNGVINIVNGFGPECGKPLALSPDINKIGFTGETTTGKLIMQYASENLIPVTLELGGKSPNIFMESIMDADDAFFDKAIEGLVLFAFNQGEVCTCPSRALIQESIYEPFMKRVLERVAAIKMGNPLDPNTMMGAQASSDQYEKILHYISIGKEEGAELLAGGSKFDNSEYPDGFFIQPTIFKGHNKMRIFQEEIFGPVLSVTTFKNIDEALEIANDTLYGLGAGVWTRNVHEMQKLTRGIEAGRVWANCYHHYPSHASFGGYKQSGFGRETHLMMLNSYRHTKNILTSYDENKLGFF, from the coding sequence ATGTCATTTAAAAAACCAACATTTAAAGCACAATATGAAAATTTTATAGGCGGAGAGTGGGTACCTCCTGTAGATGGAAATTATTTTGAAGCCCTTTCGCCTATAGACAATAAACCTATGGCAAAAGTAGCCCAATCTAATAAAAAAGATATAAAATTAGCTACAGATGCCGCATGGAAAGGGTTTGAGACTTGGGGAAAGACTTCCGTTTCAGAGCGATCTGCCATCCTTAACAAGATAGCCGATACCATGGAAGCCAACTTGGAAACGTTGGCTATTGCTGAGACATGGGATAATGGTAAAGCGATAAGAGAGACCATCAATGCAGACTTACCTTTGGCAATTGATCACTTTAGATATTTTGCTTCGGTGATTCGTTCTGAGTCTGGAACAGTATCTGATCTAGATAGTTCTTTAGTATCTCAAGAGATACATGAGCCTCTAGGTGTAGTTGGACAGATTATTCCTTGGAATTTTCCTATTTTGATGGCAGCATGGAAACTTGCTCCTGCCATTGCAGCAGGAAACTGTGTGGTGCTTAAACCTGCGGAACAAACCCCTGTCTCTATTATGGTGCTTATGGAATTAATACAAGCGTTTATACCCAATGGAGTCATTAATATTGTTAATGGCTTTGGTCCTGAGTGCGGTAAGCCACTGGCACTGAGTCCAGATATTAACAAGATAGGATTTACAGGAGAAACCACTACGGGGAAACTCATTATGCAGTATGCTTCTGAAAATCTCATACCTGTCACACTAGAGCTTGGTGGTAAATCACCAAACATATTTATGGAGAGTATTATGGATGCAGATGATGCATTTTTTGATAAAGCCATAGAAGGCTTAGTGCTCTTTGCATTTAACCAAGGTGAAGTGTGCACATGTCCTTCTCGTGCATTAATTCAGGAGAGTATCTATGAGCCATTTATGAAACGAGTGTTAGAAAGAGTAGCTGCCATCAAAATGGGTAACCCTCTAGACCCCAACACCATGATGGGAGCACAAGCTTCAAGTGATCAGTATGAAAAAATCTTACACTATATCTCTATAGGCAAAGAAGAAGGTGCTGAACTATTGGCAGGTGGTTCAAAATTTGACAATTCCGAATACCCAGACGGTTTCTTCATACAGCCAACAATATTTAAAGGACACAACAAAATGCGTATTTTCCAAGAAGAGATTTTTGGTCCAGTGCTCTCTGTTACAACCTTTAAGAATATAGATGAGGCGCTAGAGATTGCTAACGATACACTCTATGGTCTAGGTGCTGGTGTATGGACTAGAAATGTACACGAGATGCAAAAACTAACTCGTGGGATAGAGGCTGGACGTGTATGGGCAAACTGTTATCATCATTATCCTTCTCATGCTTCATTTGGTGGGTACAAGCAGTCAGGCTTTGGTAGAGAAACTCACCTCATGATGCTAAACAGCTATCGTCATACTAAAAATATATTGACATCATATGATGAGAATAAGTTAGGTTTCTTTTAG
- a CDS encoding CoA ester lyase — MIFEDLSQLPNTFGQKCKYPCIHHRHRSNMMLNPLNLKHLNCIDTNSADMITLNLEDGIAPDRKKEALHNISLFLSHMEHSDSFIIVRVNPLDEGGAEEIHVLNHFNFDAVRVAKVKDQHDIARALSLLSDQKELHISMETKEAFTNLSSLRIDKRFTTANIGILDLLTSLRLPQSLIHIGNPTIDYILSKFLVDAKSIGLLPISFMFQVYHDTETFRKWCEYEKNMGFTAKACMGPKQVAIANEIFDISEAEIIRARHIKTRFEKESAKGNNGFMDETYGIFVDEPIYRDALLVLKKEI, encoded by the coding sequence ATGATATTTGAAGACCTTTCGCAATTACCCAATACATTTGGACAAAAATGCAAATACCCCTGTATCCACCATCGTCATCGCTCCAACATGATGCTTAATCCGCTCAATCTCAAACATCTTAATTGTATCGATACCAATAGTGCCGATATGATTACCCTCAATCTTGAAGATGGCATTGCTCCAGACCGTAAAAAAGAGGCACTACACAATATTTCCCTCTTTCTTTCCCACATGGAGCATAGCGATAGTTTTATCATTGTGCGTGTCAATCCACTAGATGAGGGTGGCGCGGAAGAGATACATGTTTTAAATCATTTTAACTTTGATGCTGTGCGTGTAGCAAAGGTTAAAGACCAACATGATATTGCTAGAGCGTTGAGTCTACTAAGCGATCAGAAAGAACTACACATCTCCATGGAAACCAAAGAGGCATTTACTAATCTCTCCTCTCTACGAATTGATAAGCGTTTCACTACAGCCAATATTGGTATTCTTGATTTACTTACCTCACTAAGGTTGCCACAGTCATTAATACACATAGGCAATCCAACAATTGACTACATTCTTAGTAAATTCCTTGTTGATGCAAAAAGCATAGGGCTATTGCCTATTTCATTTATGTTTCAAGTGTATCATGACACGGAGACCTTTAGAAAGTGGTGTGAGTATGAAAAAAATATGGGCTTCACTGCCAAAGCCTGCATGGGACCCAAGCAAGTTGCCATTGCCAATGAGATTTTTGACATTAGCGAAGCAGAGATTATACGTGCTAGACATATTAAAACACGCTTTGAAAAGGAGTCTGCCAAAGGGAACAATGGATTTATGGATGAGACTTATGGTATCTTTGTTGATGAACCCATTTACCGCGATGCACTCCTTGTACTTAAAAAGGAAATTTAA
- a CDS encoding histone deacetylase, which translates to MKKVAYITDNICLKHDTGSMHPESKERLVAIKEAVLPLREKLLTPSSICVPDEMLLSVHTHKQIEEVMECSKIATSIDADTICSFDSFHVAKIAAGAGVVAIDGIKKGVFEHAFCAVRPPGHHASPTKSMGFCLFNNIAISAKYAQKKGYKKVMIIDFDVHHGNGTQDTFWEDNTVFYISSHQALAYPGTGLENHIGEGRGKGFTRNFLMMPESTDEHLLDIYEHDIPSLVDTFNPDIILVSAGYDLHESDPLAALNITTEGIQKMVRAILDYKDVPYIFFLEGGYDVKALGKNVRVTLEEMLY; encoded by the coding sequence ATGAAAAAGGTTGCCTATATTACTGATAATATCTGCTTGAAACACGATACAGGCTCTATGCATCCAGAGTCGAAAGAAAGACTGGTTGCTATAAAGGAGGCAGTTTTACCCCTAAGGGAGAAACTTTTGACACCATCTTCTATATGTGTACCAGATGAGATGTTGCTGTCAGTACATACTCATAAGCAGATAGAGGAGGTGATGGAGTGTAGCAAGATAGCAACATCTATTGATGCTGATACCATTTGCTCATTTGACTCGTTTCATGTAGCAAAAATAGCAGCAGGTGCAGGAGTTGTTGCCATAGATGGTATCAAAAAAGGAGTATTTGAGCATGCTTTTTGTGCGGTAAGGCCACCAGGACACCATGCCAGTCCAACCAAGTCAATGGGTTTTTGTCTCTTTAACAATATTGCCATTAGTGCTAAATATGCTCAAAAAAAGGGTTATAAGAAGGTGATGATTATTGATTTTGATGTCCATCATGGCAATGGTACACAAGATACTTTTTGGGAAGATAATACTGTATTTTACATCTCTTCACACCAAGCACTTGCCTATCCAGGTACAGGGCTTGAAAATCATATTGGTGAAGGTAGAGGAAAGGGATTTACACGTAATTTCCTCATGATGCCTGAAAGTACAGATGAGCATTTGCTTGATATCTATGAACACGATATACCATCGCTTGTAGATACATTTAATCCTGATATTATCTTAGTCTCAGCAGGCTATGATCTGCATGAGAGCGACCCACTTGCAGCACTTAACATTACTACAGAGGGTATACAAAAGATGGTACGTGCTATTCTTGATTATAAAGATGTTCCATATATTTTCTTTCTGGAAGGTGGATATGATGTTAAGGCTCTAGGCAAGAATGTTAGAGTAACTCTAGAAGAGATGTTATATTAG
- the acs gene encoding acetate--CoA ligase, with protein MSKEVYPPNSDFATSACIKSMDEYWDLQNRAKEDYEGFWKDYANDKIEWISPYDKVLDESSAPFYKWFVNGKLNVCNQCVDRHLTDKANKTAILFEGDRGDVEHITYAELSLRVNRMANLLREKFGIQKGDRVILYMPMIPEAAYAMLACARIGAIHSIVFGGFSAEALKDRIEDAQAKLIITADGAYRKGKPYMLKQVVDAALSEGGEGVKAVLVVKRNNEPIEWVEGRDYCYNSLIDEQHTECPYEIMDSEDPLFLLYTSGSTGKPKGVQHSSAGYILWAQMTMEWVFDIKDEDVYWCTADIGWITGHTYIIYGPLSAGVTTVMFEGVPTYPNAGRAWKMVQDHKISQFYTAPTAIRVLHKMGEDEPKKYNLSSLKVLGTVGEPIDPPAWRWYYEVVGNAKCAIVDTWWQTETGGHMISPLPGATPIKPACATFPLPGIMAEVIDEDGTPKEVGETGLLCITKPWPSMIRTIWGDSERYKKSYFGDAVKDGKPVYFSGDGAVLDKDGYITITGRVDDVINVSGHRMGTAEIEAAVKDDSSIAEVAVVGRPHDIKGESIFIYVVLKEGYTSQDIKNHINQLLAEEIGNIAKADHVVEVPGLPKTRSGKIMRRILRSIAKGEEITQDISTLEDPKIVEKIISKAREI; from the coding sequence ATGAGTAAAGAAGTGTATCCTCCTAATTCTGATTTTGCTACCAGTGCCTGTATTAAAAGTATGGATGAGTATTGGGATTTACAAAACAGAGCTAAAGAAGACTATGAAGGTTTCTGGAAAGACTATGCCAATGATAAAATAGAATGGATTTCACCCTATGATAAAGTGCTCGATGAGAGTAGCGCACCTTTTTATAAGTGGTTTGTTAATGGCAAGCTTAATGTCTGTAACCAATGTGTAGATAGACACCTTACAGATAAGGCGAACAAAACAGCTATTCTTTTTGAGGGTGATAGGGGAGATGTAGAACATATTACTTATGCAGAACTCTCTTTACGTGTGAATCGTATGGCAAACCTGCTAAGAGAAAAGTTTGGTATTCAAAAGGGTGATAGGGTTATTCTCTATATGCCAATGATTCCAGAAGCAGCCTATGCCATGCTTGCATGTGCAAGGATTGGAGCAATCCACTCCATTGTTTTTGGCGGATTCTCTGCTGAGGCACTTAAAGACCGTATTGAAGATGCACAGGCAAAACTGATTATTACCGCAGATGGTGCATATAGAAAAGGAAAACCCTATATGCTTAAGCAGGTTGTTGATGCTGCACTTTCAGAGGGTGGAGAGGGTGTCAAAGCAGTCCTTGTGGTTAAGCGCAACAATGAACCAATTGAGTGGGTAGAAGGTAGAGACTACTGCTACAATAGTCTAATTGATGAACAGCATACTGAATGTCCTTACGAAATAATGGACTCAGAAGACCCACTTTTCTTGTTGTATACATCAGGTAGCACAGGAAAACCTAAAGGAGTACAGCACTCTAGTGCAGGGTATATTTTATGGGCACAGATGACCATGGAGTGGGTCTTTGACATTAAAGATGAAGATGTATATTGGTGTACAGCTGATATTGGATGGATTACGGGTCACACCTATATTATCTATGGACCACTTTCTGCAGGTGTTACAACAGTGATGTTTGAGGGAGTACCAACCTACCCTAATGCTGGCCGTGCATGGAAAATGGTACAAGATCATAAGATTAGCCAGTTCTATACAGCACCTACTGCTATTAGGGTACTTCATAAGATGGGTGAAGATGAACCTAAAAAATATAACCTCTCATCACTCAAAGTGCTTGGAACGGTAGGTGAGCCCATAGATCCACCAGCATGGAGATGGTACTATGAGGTGGTGGGCAATGCTAAATGTGCCATTGTCGATACATGGTGGCAGACAGAGACAGGCGGTCATATGATTAGTCCACTTCCAGGCGCCACACCTATTAAGCCTGCTTGTGCAACATTCCCGCTCCCAGGCATTATGGCAGAGGTTATTGATGAAGATGGTACGCCCAAAGAAGTGGGCGAAACAGGACTACTGTGTATTACTAAGCCATGGCCAAGTATGATTAGAACCATTTGGGGGGATTCTGAACGTTATAAGAAATCTTACTTTGGTGATGCAGTGAAAGATGGTAAGCCAGTTTACTTCTCAGGCGATGGTGCTGTACTCGATAAAGACGGATATATCACTATTACAGGGCGTGTTGATGATGTTATTAATGTCTCTGGTCATCGTATGGGAACAGCAGAGATTGAAGCAGCAGTTAAGGATGATTCGTCTATTGCCGAAGTGGCAGTTGTTGGAAGACCGCATGACATTAAAGGAGAGTCTATTTTTATCTATGTTGTACTCAAAGAGGGATATACAAGTCAAGATATAAAAAACCATATCAATCAACTGCTGGCTGAGGAGATTGGAAATATTGCTAAAGCAGACCATGTTGTAGAGGTACCAGGATTGCCCAAAACCAGATCAGGAAAAATCATGAGACGTATTTTGCGTTCTATTGCCAAAGGTGAGGAGATTACACAAGACATTTCAACACTTGAAGATCCAAAGATTGTTGAGAAGATTATCTCTAAAGCAAGAGAGATATAG
- a CDS encoding lytic murein transglycosylase translates to MIKLLLILLLFLFVLDANNDRPPIPYDYLSKPRVQYFIHTMHQKYGFNTTYLKKVFKHAKLDRDTLARYTGKFKKNSTVGSWERFKLHVVNEKTFKEAKVFKHRHLHTLQKAAKQYRVDADYIVGFLGVESRFGTYTGDYNILDSLTTLAFHKNRMQKYFHNELAHLFLFAKERRYDITKLEGSFAGAMGCVQQMPSIARKFNDDFDGDGASVWDIEDCIGSIAKFMHHKGWKNKEVVAVKTSFKEKRFEGLRTGFKTHYQLSMLHTYGIKPTMPFPYSTAALIRLHNKTHDELWLGGSNFKVLTAYNASSNYGMAIHLIAQSLKSL, encoded by the coding sequence ATGATCAAACTACTCTTAATACTTCTTCTCTTTCTTTTTGTGTTAGATGCAAACAATGACAGACCACCTATTCCCTATGACTACCTTTCTAAGCCTCGTGTACAATATTTTATCCACACTATGCATCAAAAATATGGTTTTAATACCACCTATCTCAAAAAGGTATTTAAACATGCAAAGCTCGACCGTGATACCCTTGCACGCTATACAGGAAAATTCAAGAAAAACTCTACTGTTGGAAGTTGGGAGCGATTTAAACTACATGTAGTGAATGAGAAAACATTTAAAGAGGCAAAGGTATTTAAACATAGGCATCTTCACACACTTCAAAAGGCAGCAAAACAGTATCGGGTTGATGCAGACTATATTGTTGGCTTTCTTGGTGTAGAGAGTCGGTTTGGCACCTACACGGGTGACTATAATATTCTTGATTCCCTTACTACCCTTGCTTTCCATAAAAATCGTATGCAGAAGTATTTTCATAATGAACTGGCACATCTTTTTCTCTTTGCCAAAGAGAGGCGGTATGACATTACAAAACTTGAAGGTTCGTTTGCAGGAGCCATGGGATGTGTGCAGCAGATGCCTTCCATTGCTAGAAAATTCAATGATGATTTTGATGGAGATGGGGCAAGTGTATGGGATATTGAGGACTGTATTGGGTCCATTGCTAAATTTATGCACCACAAAGGGTGGAAAAACAAAGAAGTGGTTGCCGTAAAAACTTCATTTAAGGAAAAACGCTTTGAGGGGCTTCGTACAGGGTTTAAAACCCACTACCAACTCTCCATGTTGCACACATATGGTATTAAGCCAACAATGCCCTTTCCTTACAGCACTGCTGCACTCATTAGGCTACACAACAAAACCCATGACGAGCTCTGGTTAGGCGGAAGCAACTTCAAGGTACTTACTGCCTATAATGCTAGTAGCAACTATGGCATGGCAATACACCTCATTGCACAGTCGCTTAAATCACTGTAG
- a CDS encoding uracil-DNA glycosylase, protein MKNLKNALLLRQLKQLKQFGYRYTSVSIHKESEPNLMLPSTLEKLKSQTLKCHLCELSKSRTHVVFGEGNPQADVMFVGEGPGVTEDSTGQPFVGRSGELLTKIIENVLFVKREEIYIANIVKCRPPNNRTPSPEEAHTCKSFLLKQIELIKPKIIITLGSTAYHYMTGDDTGITKIRGTVLKQKGYTLVPTYHPSFLLRNPSAKKEVFEDMKKVKILMRTL, encoded by the coding sequence ATGAAGAATCTCAAAAACGCTCTTCTTCTTAGACAACTGAAGCAACTGAAGCAATTTGGTTATCGATACACTTCTGTATCCATCCATAAAGAGAGTGAGCCTAACCTTATGTTGCCTAGTACACTTGAAAAACTTAAAAGTCAAACACTCAAATGCCACCTATGCGAACTAAGCAAAAGTCGTACCCATGTGGTTTTTGGTGAAGGAAACCCACAAGCAGATGTCATGTTTGTTGGAGAAGGACCAGGTGTAACCGAGGACAGTACAGGTCAACCATTTGTAGGGCGTTCAGGAGAATTGCTAACAAAGATAATAGAAAATGTACTTTTTGTGAAACGTGAAGAGATATACATTGCCAATATTGTTAAATGCAGACCCCCAAACAATCGTACTCCCAGCCCAGAAGAAGCACATACGTGTAAATCTTTTTTACTTAAACAGATTGAACTTATTAAGCCTAAAATTATTATAACCTTGGGTAGTACAGCCTACCATTATATGACAGGAGATGATACAGGTATTACCAAAATACGTGGTACTGTACTAAAACAGAAGGGTTATACGCTTGTTCCTACCTATCATCCTAGTTTTCTATTACGAAATCCAAGTGCAAAAAAAGAAGTTTTTGAAGATATGAAAAAAGTAAAAATATTAATGAGAACACTATAG
- a CDS encoding DUF779 domain-containing protein: MPTARVVSTKKANTLIDRLREKHGTELMFHQSGGCCDGSAPMCFEVGDFMVGSRDVKVGEIHGCEFFMSPDQFEYMKNTHLTIDVVEGRGSSFSIEIPLGLRFITISRLFTPEEAADLEDIEID, encoded by the coding sequence ATGCCCACAGCACGTGTAGTATCTACCAAAAAAGCCAACACACTCATAGATAGACTTAGAGAAAAACATGGTACAGAGCTTATGTTTCACCAAAGTGGTGGATGCTGTGATGGTTCTGCCCCTATGTGTTTCGAAGTAGGTGATTTTATGGTGGGAAGTCGTGATGTCAAAGTAGGAGAGATTCACGGTTGTGAATTTTTCATGTCTCCTGATCAATTTGAATACATGAAAAATACTCATTTAACCATAGATGTGGTAGAAGGAAGAGGTTCTAGTTTTTCCATTGAAATACCCTTAGGTCTTCGCTTTATTACTATATCAAGACTCTTTACCCCAGAAGAAGCAGCAGATCTAGAAGATATAGAAATAGATTAG
- a CDS encoding bifunctional 3,4-dihydroxy-2-butanone 4-phosphate synthase/GTP cyclohydrolase II, which yields MSAEAIERVEKAINEIKKGKMVIMMDDESRENEGDLVYAATFSTPTMVNFMAKEARGLICTPVTRMLATKLDLMPMVSNNDSNHETAFTVSIDAITATTGISAAERDDCIHRLANPLTVSKDFVRPGHIFPLIAKDGGTLVRTGHTEGSVDLCKLAGLAPVGVICEIIKEDGTMARMDDLKVFAKKHALCIVYISDIVEYRLVNEQLVYRVKTEETKLRGIKVQKHIYGDHLDRFHTVIQFHKLHETTNVKFHNIGNDIDLILDDSRFDTLNHSIEYLKQNGGVLIFLDTKIISSEQAKEFGVGAQILKDLGVKNIKLLTTNTETEFIGLSGFGLDVIEKVETR from the coding sequence ATGTCTGCAGAAGCAATAGAACGTGTAGAAAAAGCCATTAATGAGATCAAAAAAGGCAAAATGGTTATTATGATGGATGATGAAAGCCGTGAAAACGAGGGTGATCTTGTCTATGCAGCAACCTTTTCGACACCTACAATGGTTAACTTTATGGCAAAAGAGGCAAGAGGGCTTATCTGTACACCTGTTACCAGAATGCTTGCTACCAAACTTGATCTTATGCCCATGGTTAGCAACAATGACTCCAATCATGAAACTGCATTTACTGTCTCTATAGACGCCATTACGGCAACAACGGGTATTAGTGCAGCAGAACGTGATGACTGCATCCATAGACTTGCTAATCCTTTGACCGTATCCAAAGACTTTGTGCGTCCAGGGCATATTTTTCCACTTATAGCCAAAGATGGAGGAACACTTGTACGTACTGGACATACAGAAGGTTCAGTAGACCTATGTAAGTTGGCAGGGTTGGCACCAGTAGGAGTGATTTGTGAGATTATCAAAGAGGATGGTACCATGGCACGCATGGATGATCTCAAGGTTTTTGCCAAAAAGCATGCACTCTGTATTGTCTATATTTCTGATATTGTGGAATACCGCTTAGTGAATGAGCAGCTAGTATACAGGGTTAAAACAGAAGAGACCAAGCTTCGTGGTATTAAAGTACAAAAGCATATATATGGAGACCATCTTGACCGTTTTCATACCGTTATACAGTTTCACAAACTGCATGAAACTACTAATGTTAAATTTCATAATATTGGCAATGACATTGATCTTATTCTTGATGATAGTCGTTTCGATACACTAAACCACTCCATAGAGTACCTTAAACAAAATGGTGGGGTATTGATTTTTCTTGATACCAAAATTATCTCTAGCGAGCAAGCCAAGGAGTTTGGAGTAGGCGCACAAATACTTAAAGATCTTGGCGTTAAAAATATTAAGCTCCTTACAACCAATACTGAAACTGAATTTATTGGCTTGAGTGGATTTGGACTTGATGTAATTGAAAAAGTAGAAACCAGGTAA